In the Colletotrichum higginsianum IMI 349063 chromosome 7 map unlocalized unitig_7, whole genome shotgun sequence genome, one interval contains:
- a CDS encoding Type I polyketide synthase has translation MSTSSQAFVHSPVAIVGMGCRFSGDSTSPQKLWELLEQGRSTWSKIPTSRFNVGGVFHPDGQRVGSTHVKGGHFLDEDPALFDASFFNMTSEVARDMDPHHRLMLEVVYEALESAGIPLESAAGTNTAVFGGIMYKDYHDSLNRDPKSLPRYFITGNAGAMVANRISHFFDLRGPSVTIDTACSTTLTALHLACQSLRAGESDMAVVVGANLMLNSDVFVTMSNLGFLSPDGISYAFDSRANGYGRGEGVAAIVLKALPKALADHDPVRTIIRETALNQDGKTPAITAPSDMAQEQLIRECYNRAGIDTSQTSYIEAHGTGTPTGDPLEISAISRAFQGQPLHVGSVKANIGHTEAASGLAGIIKVALSLEKGLMPPSPRFLRPNKKLMLKEKNIKARLLSSAQPWPLKDGIRRASVNNFGFGGSNAHVILEWHNPDSQDQEQTNGSATVDAASGPARIYILSAKDEPASKRMISNLRNYIENADSTQERNLLASLAYTLGSRRSALPWKTVFAADSLDGILSSLDGGQNQPERSRKEIRVGWVFSGQGAQWHAMGRELFEAYPVFKTAIRECDSYIKEMGATWTITDELHRDEETTRVNDAEFSLPLSTAIQIAVVRLFWSWGIRPTGITSHSSGEAAAAFAAGVLSARSAIGITYIRGALTRKGKSTSGPKGGMMAVGLGRSEADDYISRVIGDNKAKHLVVGCVNSPSSVTVSGDLPAVAELEQLLHADKVFARKLKVTEAFHSSHMKPMAAEFATLLVGLLEANDVDLTTTPSSMVYSSPKTGKRMSSLESLLVPSHWTESMLQAVEFESSFIEMCWDPKTKEQCVDVVVEIGPHGALGGPITQIMQKPELGGASVSYLSSLSRGKCAVGTTQGVAMALMRQGYRLEMDAINFPHGRDDTNVKVLHDLPTYSWSHQLRYWREPRNSRALRQNEHPPHHLIGSRDPLSPFSAPTWTNTLRMSDIPWVRDHVVGSDIVFPGAGFISMAIDAMSQAHQPNPDEKTFFNLRDVDLMQALVLPVDAELDVDLRLAIRPCDEKSLGVKGWYAFSVHSISGEKNTWTEHCTGLIRIEKHDRTSWDAPDLPALKMMDAAVYSRKTDPKILWESLHETGIRHGPIFQNISQIQSSGRLSLCTFQVADTASIMPCSYESQHIVHPTTLDSAIQAAYSPLVSTGKRLKAALVPRRLKKLKVASTLFNFGAGSVLGAQVCLKKQSSQSFSADLAVFDGVTGDDNPSTPDVLIEIEGLSFQSLGVSLSGKSMDSDGGGDTRSSWSWAPDITLLDSGRLSSQLSAEAEPREKDLMMDLRRCTIHFITEAMEQLMTDDIDRLDGHWKKFHHWMTAQLALTREDRLGPDSSSWLLDDAEHKASVRARVLEGGVNGEMITRLGPQLLPMLRGQVEPLELMMEGRLLSRYYVEALKWKRSNTQASELIKLLAHKNPRCRILEVGGGTGGCTELILSALGDSKPVDRYDFTDVSAGFFEPARERFADWQDVMTYSTLDIEKDPASQGFECASYDIVVACQVLHATTNMRRTLSNVRKLLKPGGKLVLVETTNDQLDLFFTFGLLPGWWLSEEEERQLTPSLTPGLWRTMLSASGFNGVELEVRDCNDTDFYMISTIMSSATVEPVTADRDSSSDAVLVYGDRPPPSEWLTDLQLSVAGATTIGSAPSITSLDEADVAGKTVIFLGEVQQNLLSSIETDTFARVKSMLMDSRAVIWVARGATMACDDPRKALHVGLLRTLRNETNGKPCISLDIDPSRDPWTPETIDAILQVFHTSLGAANQHSDFEYVERDGIIHVPRAVNNPGWRDSDTAEATLKPFKSSPGSRLRMHVERPGLLDSLCFREEEIPDLPADWVEIEPVTFGLNFTDIMVAMGQIKQDPEPFMGFECAGVITMLGEAAAAERGLKVGDRVCALQRGHWATRVQTPSTNVVLIPSGMSFEDAASIPQAFATAYISLFTTANLRKGERVLIHSGAGGVGQAAIMLSQLAGAEVFVTAGTQAKRDFVCRKFGISQDHVYSSRDASFVDGIRERTGGEGVDVALNSLAGHLLQATFDCMAEFGRFVEIGQKDLEQDSRLSMHTFMRNVSFQCVDLLAWERAKGDAVQEALKHIMKLLEEKQLGLIDPVSAYPISDIEKVFRTMQGGQHVGKLVVTASEKDLVPVHGGASPLRLRPDASYLVVGGLGGIGRRICEWLADHGARNLIIVSRSSAERNPFVTSLEQRGCVVLHHACDVADEGQLATMLRRREQVKMPPIRGVLQCAMVLRDALFTQMTADDFNAALRPKVQGSWNLHETVAQDVDFFVMLSSLVGVMGGAGQANYAAASAFQDALAQHRRAQGKPATTIDLGMVKSMGYVAEAGQSISERLVRIGYKALHEEDVLLLLEKAILSPSPPSSSSDPSQGVVVTGINTSRGSHWSESRWIQEARFAGLKYREAPVQGSRVAGSSSQQGHDDIRGELGRAASYDEAMGVVLREMSRKLMRMFGLAEDDMSASKSLTSIGVDSLVAIELRTWITSQLNVDVPIFELMEGNTVTGLAEVVVRKLGHVKADQS, from the exons ATGTCGACCTCGAGTCAAGCCTTCGTTCATAGCCCCGTTGCCATAGTTGGCATGGGGTGCAGGTTCTCTGGCGATTCAACAAGTCCGCAAAAGCTATGGGAACTGCTCGAGCAAGGACGGAGTACTTGGTCCAAAATCCCAACTTCGAGGTTCAATGTGGGCGGCGTATTTCACCCTGATGGCCAAAGGGTTGGTTCG ACCCATGTGAAGGGCGGGCACTTTCTTGATGAAGACCCTGCATTGTTCGATGCTTCGTTCTTCAATATGACCAGTGAAGTCGCTAGG GATATGGATCCGCATCATCGCTTGATGCTCGAGGTTGTCTATGAGGCTCTTGAGAGTG CTGGCATTCCTCTCGAAAGTGCCGCAGGAACTAACACAGCGGTGTTTGGCGGCATCATGTACAAAGATTATCACGATTCGCTCAACCGCGACCCGAAATCTCTGCCTCGCTATTTCATCACGGGCAATGCGGGTGCGATGGTAGCAAACCGCATATCGCACTTCTTCGATCTGCGTGGCCCCAGCGTTACTATCGACACTGCGTGTTCCACGACACTGACGGCTCTGCACCTGGCGTGCCAGAGCCTGCGTGCGGGAGAGTCGGATATGGCAGTTGTGGTGGGTGCAAACCTGATGTTGAACTCGGATGTCTTCGTGACCATGTCCAATCTCGG GTTTCTGTCCCCCGACGGCATCTCGTATGCTTTTGACTCTCGCGCCAATGGGTACGGTCGTGGTGAAGGAGTGGCCGCTATCGTGTTGAAAGCGCTCCCAAAGGCATTGGCCGATCACGACCCTGTCAGAACCATCATCCGGGAAACGGCGCTGAATCAAGACGGGAAAACCCCAGCCATCACCGCCCCCAGCGACATGGCACAAGAACAGCTCATACGAGAGTGCTACAACAGAGCCGGGATCGACACATCGCAGACGTCTTACATCGAGGCTCATGGGACTGGAACACCCACAGGGGACCCCTTGGAGATTTCGGCCATATCAAGAGCATTTCAGGGTCAGCCCTTGCATGTCGGCTCTGTCAAGGCCAACATTGGACACACGGAAGCTGCTAGTGGTCTGGCGGGCATCATCAAAGTTGCATTATCCCTGGAAAAGGGCCTGATGCCCCCCAGCCCCCGGTTTCTAAGACCCAACAAGAAGTTGATGCTGAAGGAGAAAAATATCAAGGCGCGT CTCCTCTCGAGCGCCCAACCTTGGCCGCTAAAAGATGGTATCCGTCGCGCATCTGTCAATAACTTCGGTTTCGGAGGCTCCAACGCCCATGTTATTCTCGAGTGGCATAACCCAGACTCCCAGGACCAGGAGCAAACCAACGGATCTGCAACAGTCGATGCAGCCTCCGGCCCAGCTCGTATCTACATTCTCAGTGCAAAAGACGAACCGGCGTCTAAGCGCATGATATCGAACCTGCGAAACTACATCGAAAATGCCGACTCAACCCAGGAAAGAAACCTACTGGCTAGTCTCGCATACACTCTCGGGTCTCGTCGCTCGGCTCTCCCGTGGAAAACTGTCTTTGCGGCTGACAGCCTAGATGGCATCTTATCCAGTCTAGATGGCGGCCAAAACCAGCCCGAAAGATCTAGAAAGGAAATCCGCGTCGGTTGGGTGTTCAGCGGCCAGGGGGCGCAATGGCACGCCATGGGCCGGGAACTGTTCGAGGCTTACCCGGTGTTCAAGACGGCGATTCGTGAATGCGATTCCTACATCAAGGAAATGGGAGCAACATGGACAATCACGG ATGAGCTCCACCGCGACGAAGAGACGACACGGGTGAACGATGCCGAGTTCAGCCTGCCGCTGTCAACCGCCATCCAGATCGCAGTCGTGCGTCTGTTCTGGTCATGGGGAATTCGACCTACAGGCATCACCAGTCATTCCAGCGGAGAAGCCGCGGCAGCTTTCGCAGCTGGCGTCTTGTCGGCTCGATCTGCGATTGGCATCACCTACATCCGAGGTGCTTTGACGCGTAAGGGCAAGTCGACGTCCGGTCCCAAGGGTGGCATGATGGCCGTGGGCCTTGGCAGAAGCGAGGCGGATGACTACATCTCTCGTGTCATCGGAGACAACAAAGCCAAGCACTTGGTGGTGGGATGTGTCAACAGCCCGTCCAGTGTGACTGTCTCGGGCGACCTGCCTGCCGTTGCAGAGCTTGAGCAATTGCTACATGCCGACAAAGTCTTTGCCAGGAAGCTAAAAGTCACTGAAGCATTCCATTCTAGTCACATGAAGCCAATGGCAGCCGAATTTGCGACGTTGCTGGTTGGGCTGCTTGAGGCAAACGACGTCGACCTGACGACAACACCTAGTTCAATGGTCTATTCGTCTCCCAAGACTGGAAAACGTATGAGCAGTCTTGAATCTTTGTTGGTTCCCAGCCACTGGACAGAGAGTATGCTTCAAGCCGTCGAGTTCGAGTCCTCCTTTATCGAGATGTGCTGGGACCCCAAGACGAAAGAGCAATGTGTCGATGTGGTTGTCGAAATCGGACCTCATGGGGCACTGGGCGGTCCCATAACGCAAATCATGCAGAAGCCGGAGCTTGGAGGAGCGTCAGTCTCCTATCTCAGTTCTCTTTCTCGCGGGAAATGCGCCGTGGGCACTACCCAGGGCGTTGCCATGGCGCTTATGCGGCAAGGTTATCGTCTGGAGATGGACGCCATCAACTTCCCCCACGGTCGAGATGACACCAACGTCAAGGTTCTCCACGACCTGCCGACATACTCTTGGAGCCACCAACTACGATACTGGAGAGAGCCGCGCAACAGTCGAGCTCTCCGGCAGAACGAGCACCCGCCGCACCATCTCATCGGATCGCGAGACCCGCTATCGCCATTTTCCGCACCAACCTGGACGAACACGCTCCGGATGTCTGATATTCCGTGGGTTCGGGATCACGTCGTTGGATCCGACATCGTCTTTCCTGGTGCCGGGTTCATCTCCATGGCCATTGACGCAATGTCTCAAGCTCATCAGCCAAACCCGGACGAGAAGACATTCTTCAACCTACGGGATGTGGATCTCATGCAGGCTCTCGTACTGCCTGTTGACGCAGAGCTGGACGTGGATTTGCGCCTGGCCATTCGCCCTTGTGATGAGAAGTCTCTGGGGGTCAAGGGGTGGTACGCGTTTTCTGTCCACTCCATCTCTGGAGAGAAGAACACCTGGACCGAGCATTGCACCGGGCTGATCCGGATCGAGAAGCATGACCGGACGAGCTGGGATGCACCGGATTTGCCGGCGCTGAAGATGATGGATGCAGCAGTGTATAGCCGCAAGACGGATCCAAAGATCCTCTGGGAATCTTTGCACGAGACGGGAATACGTCACGGCCCAATCTTCCAGAACATCTCACAGATTCAGAGCAGTGGACGGCTGTCCCTCTGCACTTTCCAGGTCGCCGACACTGCCTCTATCATGCCATGCTCTTACGAGAGTCAGCATATAGTGCACCCGACTACGCTGGACTCGGCTATCCAGGCGGCATACTCTCCACTTGTCTCGACCGGCAAGAGACTGAAGGCCGCTCTCGTACCAAGACGGCTCAAGAAGCTGAAAGTAGCATCTACCCTCTTCAACTTCGGGGCTGGATCCGTGCTGGGTGCGCAAGTCTGTCTGAAGAAGCAGTCTTCTCAGTCGTTTTCCGCAGACTTGGCCGTGTTTGATGGCGTgaccggcgacgacaacccTTCTACCCCAGACGTACTGATCGAGATCGAGGGCCTTTCCTTTCAGTCTCTTGGAGTAAGTCTATCGGGCAAAAGCATGGATTCCGATGGCGGTGGGGATACTCGCAGCTCCTGGTCATGGGCCCCCGATATCACTTTGCTGGACTCCGGCCGACTGAGTAGTCAGTTGAGCGCTGAAGCTGAGCCAAGGGAAAAGGATCTCATGATGGACCTCCGAAGATGCACAATCCACTTTATAACGGAAGCAATGGAACAGCTAATGACGGACGACATCGACCGACTAGACGGCCACTGGAAAAAATTTCACCACTGGATGACGGCACAGCTTGCGCTCACCCGCGAGGACAGGTTGGGCCCTGACAGCTCCAGCTGGCTCCTCGATGATGCCGAGCACAAAGCGAGCGTAAGAGCCAGAGTCTTGGAAggcggcgtcaacggcgagatGATAACTCGTTTGGGACCTCAGCTGCTTCCAATGTTGCGTGGCCAGGTCGAGCCCCTCGAGCTGATGATGGAGGGGCGGCTCCTATCCAGATACTACGTCGAGGCGCTCAAGTGGAAACGGTCCAACACGCAAGCCAGCGAACTCATCAAGCTACTTGCACACAAAAACCCCCGGTGCCGTATCCTGGAGGTCGGAGGAGGGACGGGAGGCTGCACGGAACTCATACTGAGTGCGTTGGGAGATTCCAAGCCTGTGGATCGCTACGACTTCACCGATGTCTCGGCCGGCTTCTTCGAACCTGCGCGGGAGCGGTTCGCAGACTGGCAAGACGTGATGACTTACAGCACTCTGGACATCGAAAAGGACCCGGCAAGCCAGGGATTTGAGTGTGCTTCCTACGACATCGTCGTGGCTTGTCAGGTCCTGCACGCGACCACTAACATGAGGCGGACCCTGAGCAACGTCCGGAAACTTCTCAAGCCAGGGGGAAAGCTCGTTCTCGTTGAGACCACCAACGACCAGCTCGACTTGTTCTTCACCTTTGGACTACTGCCAGGCTGGTGGCTcagcgaggaggaagaaCGCCAGCTGACGCCATCACTCACCCCTGGCTTGTGGCGCACGATGCTGAGTGCGAGCGGCTTCAACGGCGTGGAGCTGGAAGTCCGTGACTGCAACGATACGGACTTCTACATGATCAGCACAATCATGTCCTCGGCAACAGTCGAGCCTGTGACGGCTGACAGGGACTCGTCCTCGGACGCCGTTCTGGTGTACGGCGaccgccctcctccatcgGAGTGGCTGACCGATCTGCAATTATCCGTAGCAGGCGCCACAACTATAGGCTCCGCGCCGTCTATAACTTCGCTCGACGAAGCAGATGTTGCCGGCAAGACGGTCATATTCCTCGGCGAAGTCCAGCAGAATCTTCTCTCGAGCATAGAAACCGACACCTTTGCGCGAGTCAAGTCGATGCTGATGGATTCCAGAGCCGTCATCTGGGTGGCTAGGGGAGCGACCATGGCCTGTGATGATCCCAGGAAGGCTCTGCATGTCGGCCTGCTACGAACTCTGCGGAACGAGACCAATGGGAAGCCATGCATCTCGCTCGACATCGATCCCTCGCGCGACCCGTGGACCCCCGAGACGATCGATGCCATCCTCCAGGTCTTCCACACCTCCCTGGGCGCGGCCAACCAACACTCGGATTTCGAATATGTAGAGCGAGACGGCATCATTCATGTCCCGCGCGCCGTCAACAATCCTGGCTGGAGAGACTCCGATACAGCCGAGGCCACGCTGAAGCCTTTCAAGAGCAGTCCGGGCAGCCGACTCAGGATGCACGTCGAGAGACCGGGGCTTTTGGACTCGCTCTGCTTCCGGGAAGAGGAGATCCCGGATCTCCCGGCCGACTGGGTCGAAATCGAACCGGTCACGTTCGGGTTGAACTTCACGGATATCATGGTCGCCATGGGTCAGATCAAGCAGGATCCCGAGCCCTTTATGGGGTTCGAGTGTGCTGGAGTGATCACGATGCtgggagaagcagcagccgccgaACGGGGCCTCAAGGTGGGAGACCGTGTCTGCGCGCTGCAAAGAGGACACTGGGCAACGAGGGTGCAGACCCCGTCGACCaacgtcgtcctcatcccCAGCGGCATGAGCTTCGAGGACGCGGCCTCGATCCCCCAGGCCTTCGCCACCGCCTACATCTCCCTCTTCACGACGGCGAACCTGcggaagggagagagggtCCTCATCCAcagcggcgcgggcggcgtcggccaggcCGCCATCATGCTGTCGCAACTGGCGGGCGCCGAGGTTTTCGTCACGGCGGGGACCCAAGCCAAGCGCGACTTTGTCTGCCGCAAGTTCGGCATCAGCCAGGACCACGTCTACTCAAGCCGAGACGCTTCTTTCGTTGATGGGATCAGGGAGCGTacgggcggcgagggcgtggaCGTGGCCCTGAACTCGCTGGCAGGCCATCTTCTCCAGGCAACCTTTGACTGCATGGCCGAGTTTGGCAGGTTTGTCGAGATTGGTCAGAAGGACTTGGAGCAGGACAGTCGGCTGAGCATGCATACCTTCATGCGGAACGTGTCGTTCCAGTGCGTTGATCTCCTCGCCTGGGAAAGGGCCAAGGGGGACGCGGTTCAGGAGGCGTTGAAGCACATCATGAAGCTCCTGGAGGAAAAGCAACTTGGTCTGATCGACCCGGTATCGGCATATCCCATTTCCGACATCGAAAAGGTGTTCCGAACCATGCAGGGCGGCCAACACGTGGGCAAGCTCgtcgtgacggcgtcggaAAAGGACCTGGTCCCGGTGCACGGGGGGGCGTCGCCGCTCAGGCTGAGACCCGACGCATCGTACCTCGTCGTGGGAGGCCTCGGAGGGATCGGGCGGAGGATCTGCGAGTGGCTCGCCGACCACGGCGCCAGGAACCTGATCATCGTGTCCCGGAGCAGCGCAGAGCGCAACCCGTTCGTGACGAGTCTGGAACAGCGCGGCTGCGTCGTTCTGCATCACGCGTGCGACGTGGCGGACGAAGGGCAGCTCGCGACGATGCTCCGGCGGCGCGAACAGGTGAAGATGCCGCCCATCCGAGGCGTCCTGCAGTGCGCCATGGTACTCCGGGACGCCCTCTTCACGCAGATGACGGCGGACGACTTCAACGCGGCGCTGCGGCCCAAGGTGCAGGGGAGCTGGAATCTCCACGAGACCGTTGCCCAGGACGtcgacttcttcgtcatGCTGTcctccctcgtcggcgtcatggGAGGCGCGGGCCAGGCCAACTACGCGGCCGCCAGCGCTTTCCAGGACGCCCTCGCGCAACATCGCAGAGCCCAGGGCAAGCCGGCCACGACCATCGACCTCGGCATGGTCAAGTCTATGGGATATGTTGCCGAGGCGGGTCAGTCAATCTCGGAGCGTCTCGTGAGAATCGGCTACAAGGCCCTGCATGAAGAGGATGTCTTGCTGCTTCTCGAAAAGGCCATCTTGTCCCCTTCAccgccctcgagctcctcggacCCGTCGCAGGGGGTCGTTGTCACGGGCATAAACACATCGAGGGGATCCCACTGGTCCGAGTCCCGTTGGATCCAGGAGGCTCGCTTCGCGGGGCTTAAGTACCGTGAGGCCCCCGTACAGGGAAGCCGGGTCGCGGGGTCCTCCAGCCAGCAGGGCCACGACGACATACGCGGGGAGCTTGGCCGCGCGGCCTCCTACGACGAGGCGATGGGTGTCGTTCTGCGAGAGATGTCACGCAAGCTGATGAGGATGTTCGGACTCGCAGAGGACGACATGTCGGCGTCCAAGAGTCTCACGTccatcggcgtcgactcGCTAGTCGCCATCGAGTTGCGTACCTGGATCACGTCGCAGCTCAACGTCGACGTGCCCATCTTCGAGCTGATGGAGGGGAACACGGTGACCGGTCTGGCTGAGGTGGTAGTGAGGAAATTGGGCCATGTCAAGGCGGATCAGTCTTAG
- a CDS encoding Beta-lactamase — translation MGSIAFDGGSTADVPTIPAMEAAFAAAVKSSKIPGAVVMAKNTTGTIDYARCFGARTVRRDETRRLPPMEEDTPMRFASATKLLTSIMALQCVDRGLIGLDEDVEKIIPDLTSMKVLAGFDDAGNAIMRDREGIITLRHLLTHTSGLSYVLINPLLQQYMSKGYLPAADKFGIQSRLAPPPVNDPGVEWMYGSNLDWAGRLVERATGMDLESYMQENLCDPLDIIDMTFKLQQRPDLLARRADQTQRSREDGKLVYDDTVYFRQDGEECFGGQGIFTSPESYMKVLFSLLKNDGVLLKPDTVKLMFQPALDERLEKQMNAHMDSATHINYGGPMPMTGLRRNFGLGGIIPMEDLDGDKWRRKGSMTLGGGPNIIWVRFFSSASGIARHADTFFSNHLQQIDPAAGLCTLVTYQLEPWNDPICRGLTQTFEKAIYASLPK, via the exons ATGGGGAGCATTGCTTTTGATGGCGGTTCAACCGCCGATGTCCCCACAATTCCAGCTATGGAGGCAGCATTTGCGGCCGCCGTGAAGTCTAGCAAGATTCCGGGGGCTGTTGTCATGGCGAAGAACACTACCG GCACAATCGACTATGCGCGCTGCTTCGGGGCCAGGACGGTAAGACGTGATGAGACCCGGAGACTTCCCCCGATGGAGGAAGATACGCCAATGCGGTTCGCCAGCGCAACGAAGCTCCTCACCTCCATCATGGCGCTGCAATGTGTGGATCGAGGCCTCATCGGCTTGGATGAAGACGTCGAAAAGATTATCCCAGACTTGACATCCATGAAGGTCTTGGCTGGGTTTGACGATGCCGGAAACGCAATCATGAGAGATCGCGAAGGCATCATTACGCTAAG ACATCTCTTGACGCACACATCGGGTCTTTCGTATGTGTTGATCAACCCTCTCCTACAGCAGTACATGTCCAAGGGATACCTCCCTGCAGCCGACAAATTCGGAATCCAGAGTCGACTagcgccgccgcctgtgAACGACCCTGGTGTCGAGTGGATGTACGGGTCAAATCTCGACTGGGCCGGCAGGCTAGTAGAACGAGCCACCGGGATGGACCTGGAGAGTTACATGCAAGAGAACCTATGTGATCCCTTGGATATCATTGATATGACCTTCAAGCTGCAGCAGCGCCCCGACTTACTGGCCCGCCGAGCCGATCAGACCCAACGCAGCAGGGAAGATGGGAAACTCGTGTACGACGACACGGTCTATTTCCgccaggacggcgaggaatGCTTCGGAGGCCAGGGCATCTTCACAAGCCCGGAGTCTTACATGAAGGTCCTGTTCTCTTTGCTGAAGAACGACGGTGTCCTCTTGAAACCGGACACGGTCAAGCTCATGTTCCAGCCCGCCCTGGACGAGAGGCTCGAAAAGCAAATGAACGCTCACATGGACTCGGCGACGCACATCAACTACGGCGGGCCTATGCCCATGACGGGGCTGAGACGAAACTTTGGGCTTGGCGGCATCATTCCCATGGAGGATCTCGACGGGGACAAGTGGCGGCGGAAGGGATCGATGACCTTGGGAGGCGGTCCGAATATCATCTGGGTAAGATTCTTTTCATCTGCGTCAGGGATCGCTCGACATGCTGACACTTTCTTTTCCAACCACCTGCAGCAAATTGACCCTGCCGCTGGTCTTTGCACGCTCGTTACCTACCAGCTCGAGCCTTGGAATGATCCGATTTGTCGAGGTCTCACTCAGACATTTGAGAAGGCTATATACGCATCGTTACCCAAGTAG